From one Solanum lycopersicum chromosome 12, SLM_r2.1 genomic stretch:
- the LOC101262391 gene encoding hexanoyl-CoA synthase-like, which produces MANQNYRTLDSVTVADVEALGIPTELAGKLHEELTRIVRNYGSVTPQTWHHISKELLTPNLPFSFHQMMYYGCYKDFGPDPPAWLPDPKTARLTNIGQLLERRGMEFLGSKYDDPISSFSDFQRFSVSDQEVFWKTILEEMNISFSVPPECILRESPSHPGGQWLPGARANPAKNCLSLRKRTLSDVAIIWRSEGNDEAPVEKMTCQELRESVWEVAYALESLGLEKGSAIAIDMPMDVNSVVIYLAIVLAGYVVVSIADSFAPSEISTRLILSKAKAIFTQDFIPRGEKKIPLYSRVVEAHSPMAIVIPNRVSSLSIELRDGDISWPDFLDRVKDSKGLEFVAVEQPIDAFTNILFSSGTTGDPKAIPWTLLTPFKAAADGWCHMDIKNGDVVAWPTNLGWMMGPWLVYAALLNGASIALYNGSPLGSGFAKFVQDAKVTMLGVIPSIVRTWKAKNSPDGYDWSTIRCFGSTGEASSVDEYLWLMGRAEYKPIMEYCGGTEIGGSFVSGSMLQPQSLAAFSTAVMGCSLHILGDDGFPIPSDVPGNGELALGPLMFGASSTLLNADHNEIYFKGMPVLNGKVLRRHGDVFERTSKGYYHAHGRADDTMNLGGIKVSSLEIERICNVVDENILETAAVGVPPAAGGPEKLVIAVVFKDSDNLEQKLVNLLISFNTALQRKLNPLFKVSSIVPLPSLPRTATNKVMRRVLRQQFSQADQGSRL; this is translated from the exons ATGGCTAATCAGAATTACAGAACCTTAGATTCCGTCACCGTCGCCGACGTCGAAGCTCTCGGAATACCCACTGAACTCGCCGGGAAACTTCACGAAGAACTGACACGGATTGTTCGTAATTACGGGTCTGTTACTCCACAAACATGGCACCATATCTCCAAAGAACTACTCACCCCAAACCTTCCTTTCTCTTTCCATCAGATGATGTACTATGGCTGCTACAAGGATTTTGGGCCTGACCCGCCTGCCTGGTTACCCGACCC AAAAACTGCAAGGTTGACGAATATTGGCCAACTTTTGGAAAGACGTGGAATGGAGTTTTTGGGATCAAAATATGACGACCCAATTTCTAGCTTCTCAGATTTTCAGAGATTCTCAGTCTCCGACCAAGAG GTATTTTGGAAAACCATATTGGAAGAAAtgaatatttcattttcagttcCCCCTGAATGTATTTTACGTGAGAGTCCATCTCATCCAGGTGGTCAGTGGCTTCCTGGAGCACGAGCGAATCCAGCGAAGAATTGCCTCAGTTTAAGAAAGAGGACTTTAAGTGATGTAGCCATAATATGGCGAAGTGAAGGAAATGATGAAGCACCTGTTGAAAAGATGACCTGTCAGGAGTTACGTGAATCAGTTTG GGAAGTTGCATATGCTCTTGAAAGCCTGGGTTTGGAGAAAGGATCTGCCATAGCTATAGATATGCCGATGGATGTTAATTCTGTGGTGATCTACTTGGCTATTGTTCTTGCTGGTTATGTAGTTGTGTCCATTGCTGATAGTTTTGCCCCAAGTGAAATTTCAACAAGGCTCATCTTATCAAAAGCAAAAGCAATTTTTACTCAG GATTTTATTCCCCGTGGAGAAAAAAAGATACCCTTGTACAG TCGAGTTGTTGAAGCTCATTCACCGATGGCAATTGTGATTCCCAATAGAGTCTCCAGCTTGAGCATAGAATTACGTGATGGTGACATCTCTTGGCCTGACTTTTTAGACAGAGTGAAAGATTCCAA GGGACTTGAGTTTGTTGCTGTTGAACAACCTATTGATGCATTTACGAACATTCTGTTCTCATCTGGCACAACAG GAGATCCGAAGGCAATTCCATGGACTCTCCTCACACCTTTCAAGGCGGCTGCTGATGGGTGGTGCCATATGGATATCAAAAATGGCGATGTTGTTGCTTGGCCCACTAATCTTGGGTGGATGATGGGACCTTGGCTCGTTTATGCTGCATTGTTGAATGGGGCATCCATTGCCTTGTATAATGGATCTCCCCTTGGTTCTGGCTTTGCTAAGTTTGTACAG GATGCTAAAGTAACTATGCTTGGGGTGATTCCAAGTATCGTGAGGACTTGGAAAGCAAAAAATTCTCCTGATGGCTATGATTGGTCAACCATCCG TTGCTTTGGCTCCACTGGTGAGGCATCTAGCGTGGATGAATATCTTTGGCTAATGGGAAGAGCTGAATATAAACCGATAATGGAGTATTGCGGTGGTACAGAGATTGGTGGCTCCTTTGTCTCTGGGTCAATGTTGCAGCCCCAGTCTTTAGCCGCTTTCAGCACAGCAGTCATGGGATGTAGTCTTCATATTCTTGGCGATGATGGGTTTCCTATA cCATCAGATGTTCCTGGGAATGGTGAATTGGCCCTTGGTCCTCTCATGTTTGGAGCTTCAAGTACACTGCTGAACGCGGACCATAATGAGATCTACTTCAAAGGAATGCCTGTTTTGAATGGAAAG GTTCTAAGAAGACACGGGGATGTTTTTGAACGTACGTCCAAAGGATATTACCATGCACATGGCCGTGCAGATGATACAATGAACCTAGGGGGTATAAAG GTGAGTTCACTTGAGATTGAGCGCATATGCAATGTAGTAGATGAAAATATACTAGAGACAGCAGCAGTTGGAGTACCACCTGCTGCTGGTGGGCCTGAGAAGTTGGTAATTGCAGTCGTGTTCAAGGATTCAGA